The Culex quinquefasciatus strain JHB chromosome 2, VPISU_Cqui_1.0_pri_paternal, whole genome shotgun sequence genome contains the following window.
aaaaacgaacctcggattcgtgatcagggacaaaagttaccccttaggacaaaatttcatgcaaatcgaagaggggtcggggcaacgttttccgatttcgtgtgagttggtagagtatTACCCATTTGGCAATTAGAGTTCTGgatcctgctggtttgacgtggaatcgctgtTAAAATCTATTTAACAAGAAAATCTCCTCACAATAGGAACATCTTTATTCAGTCACTCATATACATATTTTATTAATCTATAATACTTACGATTAAATTACCACGCACATTAAAATCACTAGCTACAAACTAGTTAAAAACCCTTCGATGCACCAACTTGCACAAACTGGACGACCGCTCGCTTTCCTCATCGTCCAACTCTTTACTTTTGTCGTTCGCAGCATTGTACATCTCCCGCGTGTGCTCGTTCTCCGGACCCCAACTTTGGGCAGGTTGAAACGCTCCAACGACCTTCTTGACGAACCCACTCCGCTTCTGGGTACAAATCGCGTAGATCGCCCAAATCGGCAGTTGGATTACCGCCACGCCGTACACGACCCATCCGATCACTGTGGAAATGAGattattttaagaataattCAACAGATAAGCCGAAGATCTCACCGTTGTAAGCCAGCGGTACGTCAACTGGTTTGTACTCTACGAAGCTCCCGACCAAGATGACGCAAACGACCACCGGAGTCACGATCGCCCAGCAGATCCTCCAAAACACGCTCGTTTCAATGTTCAGCATAAAGTAGATATCCCGGCAGATCCGGTCTACCCCGTAAATCCACGCGAACGTGATCAGTTCAAAGAGTGCCAGcgttagcgtgacgtacttggCACCGTAGGTGTCAAACACGTCCAGCAGGTCAAGCCCTCCTGGAGTCATATAGATCGCACTCAGAGCGAATCCGATCACGGAGATCGCCGAAGCCACCTTCCAGTTTTCCAACTGCGGACAACGATCGCGGATAGCGGTGATGATGCTGGTGATCACGCCCAGATTGCTACCGATGCCGACGATGAACAGCATCATGAAGAACAGAACCGAGAAGAGCTGCGGGAAGTACTCGAACTTTGCGATCGCGTCCGGGTATGCCATGAAGGTTAGACCGGTACCCTGCCGGACCACGTCCTGGATGCTGTCCTTGTGCGTTACGGTGGCCAGATTGCCGAGCACTCCGAACACGATGCAGCCAACGATGACGGAGGTGAAAGTGTCCAGCCAAGAGATGATCATGGCGTCCCTGGAAGGAGATTGTTAGATTGGTTCAGCAAGATCACTTCTAAAACTAACCTGTAAACATTGTTGGTGAAGTTGTTGAACGACGAGTACGCGATGATCCCGCCGA
Protein-coding sequences here:
- the LOC6045015 gene encoding sodium-dependent nutrient amino acid transporter 1 isoform X1, whose protein sequence is MNQRVAAMENGFKKDFHSSKNSKSIVNGFSQANGIVITVALPNAPIREKWGKGVEFMLSCIAYSVGFGNIWKFPYTALENGGGAFLIPYLVVLFVIGRPIYYLEMVMGQFCSSGCVKIYDLAPAMRGIGVGQSIAMFVVMTYYTPVLAITLRYLFASFSTELPWSKCDPSWSRCIDSDNLEYRNFSDPANQNLNVSAELYFTKTIMHRAPLAEGIGTPDLDLVLCLLLSWLVVAIILIKGIRSTGKAAYFLALFPYVIIMILFVHTCSLEGAGKGIMFFLTPKWDQLFTAKVWMEAVTQCFFSLSICFGGIIAYSSFNNFTNNVYRDAMIISWLDTFTSVIVGCIVFGVLGNLATVTHKDSIQDVVRQGTGLTFMAYPDAIAKFEYFPQLFSVLFFMMLFIVGIGSNLGVITSIITAIRDRCPQLENWKVASAISVIGFALSAIYMTPGGLDLLDVFDTYGAKYVTLTLALFELITFAWIYGVDRICRDIYFMLNIETSVFWRICWAIVTPVVVCVILVGSFVEYKPVDVPLAYNVIGWVVYGVAVIQLPIWAIYAICTQKRSGFVKKVVGAFQPAQSWGPENEHTREMYNAANDKSKELDDEESERSSSLCKLVHRRVFN
- the LOC6045015 gene encoding sodium-dependent nutrient amino acid transporter 1 isoform X2; this translates as MRGIRAMQANGIVITVALPNAPIREKWGKGVEFMLSCIAYSVGFGNIWKFPYTALENGGGAFLIPYLVVLFVIGRPIYYLEMVMGQFCSSGCVKIYDLAPAMRGIGVGQSIAMFVVMTYYTPVLAITLRYLFASFSTELPWSKCDPSWSRCIDSDNLEYRNFSDPANQNLNVSAELYFTKTIMHRAPLAEGIGTPDLDLVLCLLLSWLVVAIILIKGIRSTGKAAYFLALFPYVIIMILFVHTCSLEGAGKGIMFFLTPKWDQLFTAKVWMEAVTQCFFSLSICFGGIIAYSSFNNFTNNVYRDAMIISWLDTFTSVIVGCIVFGVLGNLATVTHKDSIQDVVRQGTGLTFMAYPDAIAKFEYFPQLFSVLFFMMLFIVGIGSNLGVITSIITAIRDRCPQLENWKVASAISVIGFALSAIYMTPGGLDLLDVFDTYGAKYVTLTLALFELITFAWIYGVDRICRDIYFMLNIETSVFWRICWAIVTPVVVCVILVGSFVEYKPVDVPLAYNVIGWVVYGVAVIQLPIWAIYAICTQKRSGFVKKVVGAFQPAQSWGPENEHTREMYNAANDKSKELDDEESERSSSLCKLVHRRVFN